Below is a genomic region from Candidatus Fermentibacter sp..
TGCAAGATAGATGCTCGCGCCGATCAGTAGCCCGCACAGGGCGGCGAGGATGCTCCCGCGGCGCCATGAGAGGGCCGCGGGCATGAGCACGCCGGCCGGGTGGACCGCTATTGAAAGGCCCGTGAGATAGCCGGACGAGAGCCCTGAGAGGCCCTCGGACGCCAGAGCGACCGTGAAGAGAAGGAAAAGAAGCCCGTAGGCGTCCCAGGCCAGCACTCTCTCGCGGAAGGACGGCATCGCCATGACCGCGAGAGCCATGGCGAGCCCTGTCACGCCCGACCGCCTGAAGAGCAGCAGGAGGGAGACGGATGCGCACAGCGCGGCCAGTACGGCCGGCCCCCTCTCCCCCGGGATCCACGACACTCGGAGCAGAAGTGCCAGGAGGGGCATGCCCGGGGGGTGCATGGTCCCGCCCAGGCGCGCTACGGTGATGACCTCGCCACCGTCCTCGACGGGTATGCCGGTCTGACCGAGCAGGAATCCCGCGACGAACAGGATCGTGAAGGTGAGGAGCGGATGCGGGATACGCCGGAAGAGCGGCCTAGTCAACCTTTCCGCCGCCCCCCCTGCGGGAGTACCTCTCGAGCTTCCTGTGGAGGGTGCTCTCATCGATCCCGAGCATCTTCGCGGCCAGCTTCTTCTGCCCCCCCGCCCTGTAGTCGAGCACGAAGCGGATCCAGGCCTCCTCGACCTCGTGCAGGGCCGGGATCGAGCCCGAACCCTGGAATGCGGATGCCTGGCCGGTCTCTTCCGTCGTGCCGTCGTCCTGCGAAGCATCCGCGAAAGCGGCCGGGGGTTTCTGCTGCGCCCCGGAAGCCGTGAATGTGTCGGGCAGGTCGCGCAGGGCCACGCTGTCGCCGCGAACCATCACGCAGAGGCGCTCGACGAGGTTCTCGAGCTCGCGGACGTTACCCGGCCACGGGTACTGCTGGAGGGCCTTCATCGCATCGGGGGCGAACTTCTTCACGGGGGCCCCGAACTTGGACGCATAAAGCCTGTTGAAACGCTCGACGAGCAGGGGTATGTCGGCCGCCCTCTCCCTGAGTGCGGGGACGTGCAGGGGTATTACGTTCAGCCTGTAGAAGAGGTCGGCCCTGTACTCCCCCGCGTCCACCCTGCTCTTGAGGTCTACATTGGTGGCTGCGATGAGCCTCACGTCGAAGGGGACGGGCTTGGTGCCGCCGACCGGGAGCACCTGCCTCTCCTGGAGGGCACGGAGCAGCTTCACCTGCAGGTCGCGGTCGAGCTCGCTCACCTCGTCGAGCAGGAAGCTGCCGCCGGACGCCGCCACCAGCAGCCCGTCCTTGTCGCGGTGTGCGCCGGTGAACGATCCCTTCACATGGCCGAACAGTTCGCTCTCGAGGAGGGTGCTGGTGAAGCTGCCGCAGTTCACGGCGAGGAAGGGGCCCGAGGATCTGCGGCTGTTGTAGTGGATGGCCCGCGCCACCAGCTCCTTGCCCGTGCCGCTCTCGCCCGTGATGATGACGGTGCTCTCCTTGTCGGCCACGATGCGGATCTGCTCGAGGAGCTGGAGCATCACGTCGGTCTTGCCCGCTATCTCGCTGAAGTCGAAGCTCGTCCTCACCTGCCGGCGGAGGATGCGGTTCTCGGTGAGCACCTCGCGCACCTTGAGCGAGCGTTCGAGCGAGAGCATCAGCTGGTCCACCTCGAAGGGCTTGATGAGGTAGTCGCTGGCGCCCTGGCGCATGGCCTTCACAGCGCTGTCGATGCTGGAGTAGGCGGTCATCACGATGCCCACGAGTTCGGGGTTCAGCTTGCGCAGGGCGGCCAGGAGCTCTATGCCGTCCATGCCCGGCATCCTGAGGTCGACGAGCGCTATGTCGGGCGAGCGCCCGGCGGCGTGCTCCAGGGCCTTGAGCGGCGAGGTGAAGCACTGCACCTCGAAGCCCTTGCGCGACAGCAGGACGCTGAGCCATTCCAGCATCGAGGGCTCGTCGTCCACTATCATCAGCCTGAGCTGCGGCGTCATGCCGTGGCTCCCGTCACCGGGAGGTCCACCGTCACCATGAGGCCTCCTCCTTCCGGTGATTCGAAGGTGATCGACCCGTCGTGCTCCTCGGCCACCCGCCTGGCCACGTACAGGCCCAGCCCCGTGCCGAACTCCTTCGTGGTGAAGAAGGGTTCCGAAGCGCGGGCGAGCTCCTCGGGCGGCATGCCCGGGCCGTTGTCCCGGAGCGTGATCAGCACCCTGTCCTCCTCGCGGGAGAGGCCGATCTCGACCCTGCCGCCCTTTACAGTGTCGAGCGCCTCGGCCGCGTTGCGCAGGAGGTTGTCGAAGATCTGCGCGAGCCTCTGCTCCTTGCCCCTTATCGTTATCTCCGGCATCGAACCCATGGCTACGGTGATGCTGGCGGCGTAGCTGTTCCTGGCGCCTTCCACCACGCCCTTCAGCAGCATGTCGAGGCGCAGCTCGGTCTCCTCGCGCATCCTGCCGCCGCGCGCCACCTCGAGATAGCCCTCGATGATGTCGGAGGCGCGCTTCGCCTGGTCGATGATCATGTTCACCATGCGTGCCTCGCCCTGCTCGTCCATGTCGCGCGACCGGATGACCTGGGCCGCTCCGCTGATGGACGCGAGGGGATTTCGGATCTCGTGGGCCATGGTGGCCGAGAGCCTGCCGACGACCGCCAGCTTCTCGCGCTCCTCGAGCCTGCTCCGGAGGTTCCTCACCTCGGTCACGTCGCTGAGGACGGCCATCGAGCCGGGCTTCTCGGAGTATGAGTCGTGGAAGACCCCCATCCTGCATTCCAGGATCTTGTCGTCTGTCACCAGGTCGATGTTGTCGGGGAAGGTGCCGGCCCTCTGGTAGCCCGCGAGAAGCCTGTACAGCTGCGTCTTCCTGACGGCGTGCTCCCAGGGGTCGCCGAGAGAGAGCATCTGCCTGAGAGACGAGTTGCCGCCTATCGGGTCGCCGGATGCATCGAGCACCAGTATCCCGTCTGCGAGGTTCTCGAGTATCTCCCTCGATCCGGCACGGTTCGCCCTCACGGCCTCCAGCACGTCCTGGAGCCTTCCCGACTGCTTCCGGAGCAGCTCGGTCAGGTACCCCGAGACGATGCCGATCGAGAGCAGCAGGAGCGCGTGCAGGAAGACCCTGAGCGCGATGTACTGCCCCGACAGGTCGGCGGAGGCCTCGAGCCCCAGCCGGGCGATCATGGCGCTGCCGTCCGAGGGGCCCATCCCGGCCAGCGACAGCATGCCTGACGTGGAGAGGATCAGCGTATCTATCATGGCCATCCAGGCACCGCCCCGGACTCCCAGCAGGTAGCCGGCGAGAAGGGTGTGGAGCAGGAAGACCATGGCGAACGGGCCGTCCATGCCGCCGGCGAAGTGCATCACTATCCCGATCACCACAGCGTCCAGGCAGCAGAGGATCCACACCGGGAGGGCATGCCCCGGCCTCCTGGCCGAGGCGAGGGAGAAGAGGACGCTGTTGCCGACGAGTATCGCCGCGGCGACGAGATAGGCGCTGCGCACCTGCTCGGAACCGAGCACCGCGATGCCGAACACGCAGAGCGAGCCCAGCACGGAGAGGCGCCCCACCTGGAGCCAGGTGAAGCGCCTCACTCTTCCGCCGTTCCCGCCCACGGGATCAGGACGCTCCGCTACTGCGCCCCCACCGCGCCGATGAGATCGAAGATGGGCAGGTACATCGCGATGACCATGCCGCCGACCACCGCACCGAGGACGACGATCATGATGGGCTCGAGGATCGATGTGAGGCCGGCGACCGCGACGTCGACCTCCTCCTCGTAGAAGTCGGCTATCTTGAGCAGCATCTCGTCGAGGCCGCCCGTCTCCTCGCCGACCGCGATCATCGATGTGACCATGGTCGGGAACACGCCCGACGCCTCGAGCGGGTTGGAGATGTTCTCGCCGCCGGAGATGCTGGTGCGCGCCTGCATGATGGCGTCGGCCACCACCCTGTTGCCCGCGGTCTTGGACGTGATGCTCAGGCCGTCGAGGATGGCGACGCCGCTCGACACCAGCGTTCCGAGGGTCCTGGTGAACCTCGCGATGGCCATCTTGCTCTGGAGCTGGCCGAAGACCGGCATGGACAGCTTGATCTTGTCGATCACCTTCTGCCCGGAGTCCGTCTTGTACCACGCCTTGTAGCCGACGATCAGGGCGATCACGCCGATGATGATGAAGACGATGTTTCCTATGAAGAACTTGGACAGGGCGATGACCAGCTTCGTGGGACCCGGCAGGTCGCCGCCGAGGTCGGCGAACATGTTCTCGAAGATCGGGATGATGAAGATGAGCATGACGGATATGACCAGGGCCAGCACTATCATGACCACCATCGGGTAGAGCATTGCGGTCTTGATCTTGGACCTCAGGCTGGCCGACTTCTCGAGGTGGGTCGCGAGCCTTGCCAGGATGGTGTCGAGGATGCCGCCCTGCTCGCCTGCCGACACCATGTTGACGTAGAGCTCGTTGAAGATGGAGGAGTGCCTGCCCATGGCCTCCGCTAGCGTCCCGCCCTTCTCGACGTCGGAGGTCAGCTCGCCGATCACGGAGGCGAATGCCTTGTTGTCCTGCTGGCGCCCGAGGATCTGGAGGCAGTTCACCAGCGGGAGGCCCGCGTTGATCATGGTCGCGAACTGCCTCGTGAAGGTGGCGAGCTGCTTGTCGGTGATGTTGTTGCCGAACTTGCCCAGCTTGCTGAGGTCCATCCCCTTCGAACGGACCTTCGCGTTCGACACCCCCCTCTTCTCGAGGAGATCGGCCGCGTCCTTGCGGGTTGCCGCCGTTATCGTCCCGGAGAGGGTGCGGCCCTGCTTGTTGGATCCGGACCACAGGAATTCAGGCATCGCAATCTCCCGTCATCTATAGGACCTCGCGACCCGTTATCATCATCTGTTCCAGCTCCACCGGGTCCGGCGACCGCTCCAGGGCCACCTCCTTCGAGATATCCCTCTTGGCGTAGAGCTTGTACAGAGCCTGGTTCATGGTCTGCATCCCGAACTTCTGCCCGGCCTGCATCATGCCGTAGATCTGGTGGAGCTTGTCCTCGCGGATCGCCGAGCGGACCGCGGGCGTGCAGACCAGGACCTCGGCCGCGAGCGACCTCCCCGTACCCCTCATGCGCGGCACGAGCTGCTGGGTCATCACGCCGAGCATGACGAACGAGAGCTGGCTCCTGACCTGCTCCTGGCTCTGGGGCGGGAAGGTGTCGATGATCCTGTTGATCGACTCGTAGGTGGAGTTGGTGTGCAGCGTTGCGAGAGTCAGGTGGCCCGTTTCGGAGATGTTGAGCGCCACCTGCATGGTTTCCTGGTCGCGCATCTCGCCTATCAGCACCACGTCGGGGTCCTGCCTGAGCACGTAGCGGAGGGCGTGGGAGAAGCCCTTTGTGTCCTCGCCTATCTCCCTCTGGTTGACTATGCCCTTGTCGTGGTGGTGGACGTACTCGATCGGGTCCTCCACGGTGACGATGTGGCAGGGGCGCGTCGCGTTCACCTTGCGGAGAATGGATGCCAGCGTGGTGCTCTTGCCGCAGCCCGTGGGGCCGGTGACTAGCACCAGACCCTGCCTCTTCTCGGCCAGGGTGCCCACGACGGGCGGCAGCCCCAGCTCCTCGAAACCGAGGATCTCGTACGGGATCACCCTGATGGCGCAGGCCACGCATCCCCGCTGGTTGAAGACGTTGGCCCTGAACCTCGACAGACCCTTGATCCCGAAGGCGAAGTCGAGCTCCTTCTCCATCTCGAAGCGCTTCTTCTGTTCGTCGCGGAGGAGGCTGTAGACAAGATCCTGCGTGTCCTGCGGGGTGAGCGGGTCGTACTCCATGCGCAGGAGGTCGCCATCCACCCTGATGACCGGAGGTGCGCCCACCGTGATGTGGAGGTCCGTGGCCCGCCTCTCCATCATCTCCTTCAGGAGCTGCTTGATGTTCATGCCAGCCGGC
It encodes:
- a CDS encoding sigma-54 dependent transcriptional regulator, with translation MTPQLRLMIVDDEPSMLEWLSVLLSRKGFEVQCFTSPLKALEHAAGRSPDIALVDLRMPGMDGIELLAALRKLNPELVGIVMTAYSSIDSAVKAMRQGASDYLIKPFEVDQLMLSLERSLKVREVLTENRILRRQVRTSFDFSEIAGKTDVMLQLLEQIRIVADKESTVIITGESGTGKELVARAIHYNSRRSSGPFLAVNCGSFTSTLLESELFGHVKGSFTGAHRDKDGLLVAASGGSFLLDEVSELDRDLQVKLLRALQERQVLPVGGTKPVPFDVRLIAATNVDLKSRVDAGEYRADLFYRLNVIPLHVPALRERAADIPLLVERFNRLYASKFGAPVKKFAPDAMKALQQYPWPGNVRELENLVERLCVMVRGDSVALRDLPDTFTASGAQQKPPAAFADASQDDGTTEETGQASAFQGSGSIPALHEVEEAWIRFVLDYRAGGQKKLAAKMLGIDESTLHRKLERYSRRGGGGKVD
- a CDS encoding type IV pilus twitching motility protein PilT; the protein is MNIKQLLKEMMERRATDLHITVGAPPVIRVDGDLLRMEYDPLTPQDTQDLVYSLLRDEQKKRFEMEKELDFAFGIKGLSRFRANVFNQRGCVACAIRVIPYEILGFEELGLPPVVGTLAEKRQGLVLVTGPTGCGKSTTLASILRKVNATRPCHIVTVEDPIEYVHHHDKGIVNQREIGEDTKGFSHALRYVLRQDPDVVLIGEMRDQETMQVALNISETGHLTLATLHTNSTYESINRIIDTFPPQSQEQVRSQLSFVMLGVMTQQLVPRMRGTGRSLAAEVLVCTPAVRSAIREDKLHQIYGMMQAGQKFGMQTMNQALYKLYAKRDISKEVALERSPDPVELEQMMITGREVL
- a CDS encoding type II secretion system F family protein, which translates into the protein MPEFLWSGSNKQGRTLSGTITAATRKDAADLLEKRGVSNAKVRSKGMDLSKLGKFGNNITDKQLATFTRQFATMINAGLPLVNCLQILGRQQDNKAFASVIGELTSDVEKGGTLAEAMGRHSSIFNELYVNMVSAGEQGGILDTILARLATHLEKSASLRSKIKTAMLYPMVVMIVLALVISVMLIFIIPIFENMFADLGGDLPGPTKLVIALSKFFIGNIVFIIIGVIALIVGYKAWYKTDSGQKVIDKIKLSMPVFGQLQSKMAIARFTRTLGTLVSSGVAILDGLSITSKTAGNRVVADAIMQARTSISGGENISNPLEASGVFPTMVTSMIAVGEETGGLDEMLLKIADFYEEEVDVAVAGLTSILEPIMIVVLGAVVGGMVIAMYLPIFDLIGAVGAQ
- a CDS encoding ATP-binding protein; the protein is MGGNGGRVRRFTWLQVGRLSVLGSLCVFGIAVLGSEQVRSAYLVAAAILVGNSVLFSLASARRPGHALPVWILCCLDAVVIGIVMHFAGGMDGPFAMVFLLHTLLAGYLLGVRGGAWMAMIDTLILSTSGMLSLAGMGPSDGSAMIARLGLEASADLSGQYIALRVFLHALLLLSIGIVSGYLTELLRKQSGRLQDVLEAVRANRAGSREILENLADGILVLDASGDPIGGNSSLRQMLSLGDPWEHAVRKTQLYRLLAGYQRAGTFPDNIDLVTDDKILECRMGVFHDSYSEKPGSMAVLSDVTEVRNLRSRLEEREKLAVVGRLSATMAHEIRNPLASISGAAQVIRSRDMDEQGEARMVNMIIDQAKRASDIIEGYLEVARGGRMREETELRLDMLLKGVVEGARNSYAASITVAMGSMPEITIRGKEQRLAQIFDNLLRNAAEALDTVKGGRVEIGLSREEDRVLITLRDNGPGMPPEELARASEPFFTTKEFGTGLGLYVARRVAEEHDGSITFESPEGGGLMVTVDLPVTGATA